GTGCAGATTTTTAACAGATGGTTGCGCTTCATTTTTGAGGGGTGAGGGTGTTGGTCGTTGTCCCCACGGTGACCAACCGGCTTGGGgaaagtatttttaagttcTTCTATAGTGGTTTGTGTTATATTGTTCCGGTGGCTGATAGGTATTTGCTATGCGTTGTGTTCTACTTTTCCAGTTAGAGATGTTGTAGAGTTGGATCGGCCTCTCATTAGTGTGAATgcgtttttcttattttttgtcgGTACGTTTTTCTCTGGCTGGATTGGGGTACTTGGTGATATGGATAGATCCCTTTTCCGGTTGTTTGTCTGTGTAGAataatctttaataataagtttatcgTAGTTAATAGTCGCATAATTCCCTTTATCTCGTTCTTCTTTGACCCTTTCGTGTAGTTCTCTTCTTTTTTGCAAGACCTCTTTAGGAAAATCTTCCGATACGTAAACATCACCAAGTTTCTTCTTATTCttcataattgtatttttcaacCAACCATTAACACATGCCATGAGTATTGGTCTAGTTTTCCCTCCAACAGTATCTTTTTTTCCGATTCTATAAATCTTATTTACATCTTTAGGTTCAACCGTAATGTTCAGATGGGTAGTAAGTTTCTGAGTTACTTTTTCCAAAAGATCTGTTTGGGATGATTCTGTTTCCTTAAgaccataaataataatgttgtttgATCTGCTGTTTTTCTCCAAATTcgctattttttcttttaaaattttattttctaatcgTAATTCTTCAATTTCTCGTGTGAAAGGTGCTAGTTTTTCatccattttatttaagacTTCTTTAGTTTGGTTTTGCATTTCGGTTTTAAGTTTGTCAAAAAGTGCttcattattcattttaaaaaaatttagttttagtcTATGGTCAATATCGTGTCACCcgacttttatattttccctTATCTTTTTCGAATGGCAACTCCCGATATTTTCCTTATGTTGGCAGTATGTATTTGACACTTGTCAAATATGTGACATCTGTCAATAACAGCTGTTGGTTATCGAAATGCTTTGAATTAtggaattattaattagtaaattcAATTGTTGAAAACTTATCTTTTCTTAGTTCCCGATGATTTTTGTGCAATTTcgatgtttatttttgaataattacaCTTTTCACTGAATATGGATAACTTATACAGATGATTGAGGTTTAAATAGCGGAGCACAACAATTGTACGTATTACTTTGACAGTCACCGGAAGTCGATTGAGTGatgaataatttgtaataattgtacttaatttatacttttatataaacttgtaaataaaaattaatttgtacaatttgtttgttttatttaaacaatagttGTGCCTtgcagttttacccgcattgttccGCTCCTATTTATCTTGGCCTAAtaagcctatagccttcctcgataaatggactatctaacagtgaaataaccTAACAAAATAATAGGGGATGGccccttatccaaaccaaTGACTGCTAAAATAACGTTCAATCAAGATAAAAGATATAGTAAACCACTTTAGTCATTTTAATAGTAGATTCAATCATATAACTGCGacaaatatacatacttattacttaggtaacatacaatttcataaaaatcggtcAAGTCATTTCCCAGAAATATAGGCAACTAGTTCGAGCTTTAAACGCTTTACTAAATATTACActacaaacatttattcatttataaggcttcttctagaagcgctttggaatcgtcattacatatttttttacatttaggtaggtaccaccgattcggaaagcagtatctatggagatgaaccggcaagaaactacataggtagttgctcttttaaaatcatgccgtataattaaaaacgaaaactGTAAGTCTAACATTTATTCAATCATCTGGACTTCTTTCAGGAGCGTTTTTGAATCGTCAAAATGCATTATTAAGTTACTTTAGCGAGAACAaacatgtaaaattattaatagttcGGGAAAATATCATGAGTTGCCCCATTTGACAATTTTATAGACGACGTCTAGATTTTAACACTAACTTTAACTTTAATGTTAATAAcgttaaatattatgtcaagcgtcaaaaaaaaaaatgagatgtaatttgatttaaaaaaccTTCGAAGTCACTGTATGTGACCGTTAGTTACTGTTAAATATGACATTTATcttaaatataactaaaatatgGTGCAACCAAGCTTATTACTTAACAATATTTACTAGGTAGTTTCTACAGAGAACAAAagcacatattattatgtaaaggAAACTGTATAGTTTTTGCtatgattaattttaaaacagcgACTTCTAAATAGTTTTATACCTACCTTTTAGTACCTACTATCTAGGGGCTAGGGGGAGTCCTCTGCGATAAGaccataatataggtacccaTGATTATGATGCGTATGAAACACTTCGAATTTTATCAATTacgatagatggcgctgtattaaaaatgtgacTATTTTAAGAATGTTTCATCTATTAATTTACTATGATCACGTAATCAACAGCGAGCTTATTAACGgaatatatgaaaattaattaatattaatataaaaaacgttCTTTCTGTTACTAAGCactgattttaatgaaatttggatTGCTAAACTGGATCCAGGTTATTTAATGTATAGGGTGAAATAAAGAATGTGTGTTTTATCGGTGGCTTTGTCCGCTGGAcactatctatactaatattataaattggcTCAAAAACgacggatttggatgaaactttacagcAATATAGGTAAGCATCAGAGTAATACAAGAGCTATTGAAATACTTAGTTCTGTACCCCTAGTGTGAGTTTGATCGAGTACTAtgatcgagtacgaaacgttactatcgcgtctgcgtcacagccgaattagtatgggaaatcgaatagcgcccctagcggacgtatggggaagctttgattccccatacaaatttcgctgtgacgTAGACGCGAtggtaacgtttcgtactcgatgaaaactcacACTAGCCACACTGTCCTCTGGTTCGTCCGCGTTTGAAACTGGCACAGCTATTTTCAGATAAgcagtatattttataaaaattatctaataaGCTTGTGGTTTGTATAAGAGAAACATCAATGAAGAATAAGACGATATAGTCAAATTATTGAAAGATTTCTTACCtatctataggtacataatataataaatctgtagaagggtcaattctgtacattgaaaatattgaaaaaataaatagcagggggtgttactggatcgataccaaacccaaatatgtgattaaaaaaatttttgtctgtctgtatgttcaggcatcacgtgaaaactaacggttcgatttcgatgaaacttggtataattataccttattatcctaggcataaaataggatactttttatcccggaaaaatacgtagaaaaaattaaatcttaatttttccgcgcggacggtgttgtgggcggaagctagtactatatataaaattattatttctggAACTTTATTTCTGGAGCTTTCAGAAATCGCAtgtgtcataatattatgctaacAGGATATCgaatagaatttattttgcTGAAATTGGTGGTTATTTACCTTTCTAGTTGTGAAcgttaatataaaacttattaaatttcataGTATATTATGAAAACTCTCATGTTTAACAACGTTTGTGAATAAGTCACTGTACAATAAGAGACACGAACTTTCTGAATTAATTTGATGATACTGGTAGTATATTCATGCATCTGTGGcagtaaatacttataaaccATATTAGATTTCATAGTATTGGAAACCACAAcgtttttctaatttaattaataaagatgaagtttgtttgtttgaacgcgctaatctcaggaactactggtccgatttgaaaaattatttcggtgttagatagcccatttatcgaggaaggctatatagggtatatatcatcacgataagaccaacaggagcagagccacgcgggtgagaccgcggggcgcagctagtatacGATAAGAGACACCAactttttgaattaatttgatGAAACTTGTAGTTAGGTACACTTTATGTTGGTGTGTACAAATACTAGTAGGTAGTTAAAGTaagtattgtaattatatgtggtttaaattcGAATATAAAGATTTCTAGGTAAAAACCTTCATGTAATAAAAAGTGAACATagtattcattaaatatattttacttaattaaaggaaaaaagggtaaaataaaacacaattctGACTTTATTCAAGTCTTTATCTGTTATAACTTAAACTAACtttaactatattatactACGTAGGTACGGAGTATTTCCTAAAAGGGTACGGCCTTGTTCTTTACCAGTTTATATCAGCGTTCTAAAAATCACAGTGAAATAACATGTTACACAAAATCGCTGTTACTGAAACCTGTTACTTTAGTGACGTCATTTTATTGCAAGTGTAGACTTAAAATACATACagtacatacaaaaaattataacaaaaatatattattaaaaatagttagttacaataaaaaaaagaaataatgtattgaattaaaaatgtaactcaaaatataggtacagcTGTTGTTGTACTACGTAAATTACATTATCTGTAGTATTGTTAGAACTACCGCTGATACAAACTGTTACGAACGCAGGCGACAGTATACGAATTTTAGACTActtgaaatgtaaaataaatttcacatCAGTTATTTCTCTTGCCTCAACATCAGATcacaaacaatatttgaaattgTCAAGAGCAGCACAGATAACTTATCGAAACGTCAACGTCAAAAATGACACATTTCCAAGTTGTCAAAAACCCGCGTAActataaaatgtcaaatttaacAATCTTGCCGCGCGTTGGGGAAGCGACCAattaaaaaacgtaaaaaacaCTACGGAGTCGGTTTTGGtaaacatagataatataaattgtattaaacaCGTACAGATACAACTAAATGTAACTAAAATTGATCCCAGTGATTTCGAGAAGTCAACGAGGCGGTACAACATTGGCCGCTTCCTCAAAACGCGAAagtacaaacataaaaattgttttcagaaaacataaacaagaATAGTTTTAACAAAACCAAGCAATAGACTTATTCTATTCACTTAAACcactatttcttttaaactacAATCATTCTAATTAATGCAAGAAACCAAATAACCAACTAAACGGGggtagaaaaaataaagatttctTCTATGGCTGGTAATGGGTTCCCATTGTACCGACCTACATAGAAACAGCTTTATACATCGTGTTATATATTATGcatgatataataaaaaatagaaaccTCGGAAAGGGAATCACTAACACGTTTCTGGTCGAAGGTTAAGTTCGAAGAATCacattcatttgttttttttattttattattaaaaaaaagctcGGTTGGTAACTACAAAAAATGTGCGttttgttgaaaaaataatgcaaattatattaatctaATCTATTAGACAACATCCATGGACGGTAGAAAAGAAGGGGGGGTCGGGAACGAAATCAAAATCGCGGTTATAGATATCGTTTTGATAATAAACCGTTTCCGGTCAAAATACCGATATCTGGACACCGGTATTCGAAACCCGTTTATTACCAAACTAAACGTTTGCATCTGCCCTCTATACTTCTCAACCTCTATCAATACAAgaacaaaaatgataaaagatAAACTTTTATCGTAAACATTATACTAGCGGTACAAGAAATCAAACACTACGACACCTATTGCATTATTATTGCTGTGTGTTACATGTGGTTTTTGATGTGAAAATTGATGGATTTTTTGTTCGATAAACCATCTATAGTTAAAACATCATCAAGTCAATGAAGCATACAGTGTAATCGTTAGAAAGATTCGACTCAAtcataaaatgaaaaagacgtgtggcactcggggactgccgcggtaaagctattgcatgccttcaagccacacctccgcccgccagagtggggagcgtgaggtttttcgttacgcaatttctggattcggtccccgcgctcaaggcccgcgatagaagctatgcaatagcttgaAATcacattttatatgtatatgtatgtttatcagccatctggtttccataacacaagcgaaagcttagtatgggatcagatcgtgccgtgtgtgaaaattgtcatgaaatatttattattttattattatttattatttaaaatatccagTCATCTAAGGAATATTTGTTCTGAACTtgtagaaataattaaattaattgaagtagtttaaaaaagtgtATCCTCAAAAACAGTTATAAGTTTAAGATCTTTGGTATTTTTCCttcatctttatttttataagactCATCTTCATccaatcatcaattttcactcaaaacctagagtataatttatagatacaCTAAACAATGATAGAGTCAtgatattacatataaaattctaacgatttttaaaaaatcagtTCTTTTTAAGTTTGGGCCTTTTGAACAACTTACCAAAAAGGTAGAATTCGTAGAGTATATAGTAGTTTAaaactaacaaaaataattttcaactaCTAAATTAGCACATAAATAGATACAACGAAAAATATAGTATGAAGGACCTTTTTCAAAggcaaaatcaataaaatttttaactttaattaagtaactactacaaatgaaaaaaaaaaaaatgttgtgtggttttatgaaaccacggtaaaagtgaaactttttttcacactatagacatttaactaaaaattatcgtatttgtacgatatttatcgtacgtatcgtgcgtcacgcgacatgcgctacacagaccaaaaagtttgagacgatgtaataaaagtttcactttaaaaatagaatctATTAATGAAGAAGAACAGTATTAAGCCCAATCTTACGTTATATGTAATATCATTAAAACACGAAGGACATCTAATAACATCaatttacacaaaataaaaatgtacgaACATAACACTACAAAGTGGACAAGACACGTCCATTACTATAAatctcaaaaaatatttcactttaTTGTGTTCCAAAACAATATTCCTAAGCACGCGAATTTGGGATATAACTACGAACGAACACAAAAACATCGAGTCTAGCTTTTTCTATAACGGAACACGAAAACACTACAAGATCCAAGAAACGTAATACACTGAGTTACATATATCACGAACACTAAGTGATTTTACGGCCTTGAATACGTTTTTGAGTTTCATTTGTAAAGAGAAACTTGATTTGATGAAATCTGTATATCactatcatcactacatagtataaaacaaagtcgatttctctgtccctatgtgattgtatgcttaaatctttaaaactacgcaacggattttgaagcggtttttttaaatagatagagtgattcaagaggaatgttttagtatataatttattaggttttagacaaagagggcgaagccgcgggcggtaagctagtttaacaTAAAGGTCTATTCAAACTAGAGCGGTATCCGCTACCACCGTGAGTAGCGGTATACCGATGTGCACGCGATTAAATGTCTTACGCAGTATATTATAGACTCTAATCGCGTACCGATCAGAGTACGGTAGCGAAAAGCCGAACCGCACTAggacagaatacataatagtagctaaacgctacagaacggacactctccgcctcccgccaaaattaaacacttacctcaccccgcacgatcacgCTATAGATTTCCCGCATTTTTCCGTAAGGACGATaagcaacgaagattgacaacatttggatttgtgattatcgttgttcgtagaaaatggttagaatATATTGTGCcatttacggatgtatttcatcagaaaaacgcgaatttatttacgttagtcacaaatgtgccgaCCATAAAGTGTTAACACACTGCACTCTTACTGCactctctacagtgtgactgtcaaaacgataattttgtatggagtgtccggggtgtggcaCTAGTTTGCATGGGCATACTTTCTACAACCTAGCCAGAGATGTCATTACCTTTAAGTTCCCATCAATTGTAGTATCAGGTTCTACTATCAAGTGAATCATGTTATCATCTATttgtgaatacaatattacaGTAACCAAGTTTCACTTTACAAATCGAACTCTATATATATCTGGTTATTTACAGTTTAAATAGTGTCAAGTTATTGCATGGAAGTCTTTTTTGTTATTCAAGGccataaaatgataatttagaATCTCTCTAAGAGGATTATACATACTTTAAGTCTGACTTGGTGTTATCTTTCATTCAGATAGACGGTACATGATGAACAAGGaatgaaaacaaataatttggCACGTAATGTGTTAGAACGTATACATCCAAAGTTTTATTGAGAAATCGTGTCATTTAAAATGTCTGctccatttattttataaactgcaatcgtaaataaatgtaaaatgctCAAAAAATCATTGGTCGTTTGGACGTATACCCTCTAACACAACCCACAACAAACAAAGACACAgatagtaaattttataaggcATTAACTTTAGTTCTATATCGCCAATTCtaagttt
The Colias croceus chromosome 30, ilColCroc2.1 genome window above contains:
- the LOC123704509 gene encoding uncharacterized protein LOC123704509; protein product: MDEKLAPFTREIEELRLENKILKEKIANLEKNSRSNNIIIYGLKETESSQTDLLEKVTQKLTTHLNITVEPKDVNKIYRIGKKDTVGGKTRPILMACVNGWLKNTIMKNKKKLGDVYVSEDFPKEVLQKRRELHERVKEERDKGNYATINYDKLIIKDYSTQTNNRKRDLSISPSTPIQPEKNVPTKNKKNAFTLMRGRSNSTTSLTGKVEHNA